One window of the Triticum dicoccoides isolate Atlit2015 ecotype Zavitan chromosome 3B, WEW_v2.0, whole genome shotgun sequence genome contains the following:
- the LOC119277848 gene encoding uncharacterized protein LOC119277848, with product MPAPFSACRFAACWVVDALAGDEALDFSLIKALVGVLPESLAGAPEETRERVALRCLQEVVSLAAPGEGEGEAAAAAVAGGGTLRVDATRPCEELLTELLGQVGSSGSLEKDMLPPFSKDIQKFICIKTPALQETSLELLREVKPDITCMVPPPPVEKGGKNNGNDQSLPSINPDHHVNAERHGCPTDSSDFQRESVTDFVNGTFTRNVQKDPMVPTPDFCEPSTLYSRCYDRPQEDTIGVGVSVRSAQTSPSSDNRNRSITAEPASATCSAALLRGNTELMSKQVAAETTMSQEKSPTTILQRESCGDKNKNSFHDNDGERSHGNGTNIHLSKNLSHEGLTMQATVAPDSDRNTDALLANTSETRSLPEFVAVDGTGVIAELHGRKTRKSSPQHDSSEKASHVLDEGSARIEPVEKDSGHNEWNLRTAGVVPSVSCNGAVQGDKSETNILQENATGPSKLFKEKNDKVLLEVSCADKANPALHDDGNILVNNTSDGRKTALDSRCNAMETSNVHRSNDSPSGFAATCLLSLMGNMPSCSQDKDANGSTQDFTEQDLCIKCGKDGQLLKCSSCSLVSHESCFGSSVTFDVSGQFYCPVCFYTKASEAYQKAKKTYLEARKSLSAFLGTKQFPKEHHEQSTGKQQTATNSKDHSNEHNTSKRQGQSEADVPSHKGEEPGEQRKKQRTNDTSDVHPEEGQLNGCDASKRQGNHQSDTYNLSHKEPGQQRKKQKTNATSDACPEGVIAQKASFGLNCDIAPNKDCVLQNKRKQVEQSVEGAEAHEDGNGNSFYDAQHSSQNRRSPVANQSVEAEKHDSLTNSHDPKSSDEIEATSSNNSGHRSSPPWRNMRRHKARSQEKETVVSYNSKKALRCQDQQMPSPSSKRYQPKRYCNSPAPPGRRPKLCWTEEEEQALRDAMLKFTPKDDAPIPWTQILEYGKDTFHRSRLASDLRVKWRNMKKKSGS from the exons ATGCCGGCCCCCTTCTCCGCCTGCCGCTTCGCCGCCTGCTGGGTGGTCGAcgccctcgccggcgacgaggccctCGACTTCTCCCTCATCAAAG CGCTGGTGGGCGTCTTGCCGGAGTCCCTCGCGGGCGCACCGGAGGAGACGCGGGAGCGGGTTGCGCTCCGATGCCTGCAGGAggtcgtctccctcgccgccccgggcgagggcgagggcgaggccgcggcggcggcggtggcgggtggcGGGACGCTTAGGGTTGATGCCACACGCCCTTGCGAGGAATTGCTGACTGAGTTGCTCGGACAG GTTGGGAGTTCAGGAAGCTTGGAGAAAGATATGCTTCCACCTTTTAGCAAGGATATCCAAAAGTTTATATGCATCAAGACACCGGCTTTACAAGAAACTTCTTTGGAGTTG CTTAGAGAAGTGAAACCCGACATCACGTGTATGGTCCCACCGCCCCCAGTGGAGAAgggtggcaagaacaatggcaatgACCAGTCGTTGCCCAGTATCAACCCTGATCATCATGTAAATGCAGAGAGGCATGGGTGCCCTACAGATAGTTCTGATTTTCAGCGAGAGAGTGTAACCGATTTTGTCAACGGAACTTTCACAAGAAATGTGCAGAAGGATCCTATGGTGCCAACTCCCGATTTCTGTGAACCATCTACGCTGTACAGTAGGTGTTACGACCGCCCTCAAGAAGATACCATTGGTGTTGGTGTCAGTGTCAGATCCGCACAAACGAGTCCAAGTAGTGATAATAGAAACAGGTCCATTACAGCCGAGCCTGCTTCAGCTACCTGCAGTGCTGCTTTGCTTCGAGGTAATACTGAACTTATGTCAAAGCAGGTTGCGGCGGAGACTACCATGTCCCAAGAAAAGAGTCCAACTACCATTCTTCAACGAGAATCCTGTGGAGACAAGAACAAAAACTCATTCCACGATAATGATGGAGAGAGATCACATGGTAATGGCACCAACATTCATTTATCAAAGAATCTCAGCCATGAAGGATTGACCATGCAGGCTACGGTGGCTCCAGATTCTGACAGAAACACTGACGCTTTACTGGCAAATACATCTGAAACAAGATCCTTGCCTGAGTTTGTTGCTGTGGATGGTACAGGCGTAATTGCAGAACTACATGGCAGAAAAACTCGAAAGAGTTCACCGCAACATGACAGCAGTGAGAAAGCAAGTCATGTTTTGGATGAGGGTAGTGCTAGGATTGAGCCAGTGGAAAAGGATTCTGGTCATAATGAATGGAATCTACGAACTGCTGGTGTTGTACCTTCTGTTAGCTGCAACGGGGCTGTTCAAGGAGATAAATCTGAAACCAACATTCTACAAGAGAATGCTACAGGGCCTTCTAAATTGTTTAAGGAGAAAAATGATAAGGTTCTTCTGGAAGTCAGTTGTGCTGACAAAGCCAATCCAGCACTACATGATGATGGCAACATCTTGGTAAATAATACATCCGATGGTAGGAAGACTGCTCTAGATTCTCGCTGCAATGCGATGGAAACATCAAATGTGCACCGCTCCAATGACAGTCCCAGTGGGTTTGCAGCCACTTGTCTTCTATCATTGATGGGCAATATGCCTTCCTGTAGTCAGGATAAAGATGCCAATGGTTCCACTCAGGACTTTACGGAACAAGATTTGTGCATAAAATGTGGTAAAGATGGACAGTTGCTGAAATGTAGCAGCTGCTCATTAGTTTCTCATGAAAGCTGTTTTGGGTCATCAGTGACATTTGATGTTTCTGGCCAGTTTTATTGCCCTGTATGTTTCTATACTAAAGCTAGCGAAGCATATCAAAAGGCTAAAAAAACATATTTGGAAGCTAGGAAGAGCCTATCTGCTTTCCTTGGCACAAAGCAAttcccaaaggaacaccatgaacaaTCTACTGGAAAACAGCAAACAGCTACCAATAGCAAGGATCACTCGAATGAGCATAATACATCCAAAAGGCAAGGTCAGTCTGAAGCAGATGTCCCTTCTCATAAGGGTGAAGAACCTGGTGAGCAGAGGAAAAAGCAGAGAACAAATGATACAAGTGATGTACATCCTGAAGAGGGTCAGCTGAATGGGTGTGATGCTTCCAAAAGGCAAGGTAACCATCAGTCCGATACATATAATCTTTCTCATAAGGAACCTGGTCAGCAGAGGAAGAAGCAGAAAACAAATGCTACAAGTGACGCTTGTCCTGAGGGCGTAATCGCTCAAAAGGCATCTTTTGGTCTGAATTGTGATATTGCACCCAATAAAGATTGTgtactccaaaataaaagaaaacaagttGAGCAGTCTGTGGAAGGtgcagaagcccatgaagatggtaATGGCAATTCATTTTATGATGCGCAACATTCATCTCAGAATAGACGCAGTCCTGTTGCCAATCAGAGTGTTGAGGCTGAAAAACATGACAGTCTTACAAATTCTCACGACCCCAAAAGTTCCGATGAAATAGAAGCCACATCTTCAAATAATTCTGGCCATCGGTCGTCGCCTCCTTGGCGAAACATGAGACGCCACAAAGCAAGATCCCAAGAAAAGGAGACAGTGGTATCTTATAATTCTAAAAAAGCATTGCGATGCCAGGATCAGCAGATGCCTTCACCATCAAGCAAACGATATCAACCCAAGCGTTA CTGTAATTCTCCTGCACCACCTGGAAGGCGCCCAAAGCTCTGTTGgacagaagaagaagagcaagcttTGAGG GATGCAATGCTAAAGTTCACCCCAAAGGATGATGCACCAATTCCGTGGACTCAGATATTAGAATATGGCAAGGATACATTTCACAGGTCACGCCTTGCGAGTGATCTGAGAGTCAAATGGAGGAATATGAAGAAAAAATCAGGATCCTAG